The Drechmeria coniospora strain ARSEF 6962 chromosome 02, whole genome shotgun sequence genome has a segment encoding these proteins:
- a CDS encoding Phosphatidylinositol transfer protein sfh5, whose translation MSTEPKETPAEAPAASVEVTTAAATGAASETARSKLTARLADIIKQAGHGEMWGVELSSSAEHAPSQVVLQKFLRANGNDAAAAEKQLVAALEWRKKVNPTALVKQTFDGNKFGGLGYVTVHPAEGKETVITWNIYGSVKDNKATFGDVQEFIRWRGALMELGVQKLRLNEIKEPLADDVTAEDPHQMLQVHDYRSVSFFRMDPAVKAASKETIQTFSTAYPELLAHKYFVNVPAIMGWMFGAMKFFLAPATLRKFHPMTSGTTLAVELKTLVDSLPKEYGGEGKSVTEGETVALTQGEAVKTTGEVQAESAEAPAAAQKTTPPAAGTVEVAAAKSEDEAKAADTAVGKEDETTTATTTAAAADKATAA comes from the exons atgtcTACGGAACCGAAAGAAACTCCGGCGGAAGCGCCTGCGGCTTCCGTCGAAGTCACGACAGCTGCGGCGACAGGAGCTGCTTCCGAGACGGCTCGGTCGAAGCTCACAGCTCGTCTGGCGGACATCATCAAGCAGGCTGGCCACGGTGAGATGTGGGGAGTCGAGCTCTCATCATCGGCAGAGCACGCACCCTCTCAGGTCGTGCTGCAAAAGTTTCTGCGGgccaacggcaacgacgcggcggcggcggagaagcagCTCGTCGCGGCACTCGAGTGGCGGAAGAAGGTGAACCCGACAGCCCTCGTCAAGCAGACGTTTGACGGCAACAAGTTTGGCGGCCTCGGCTACGTAACGGTGCAtccggccgagggcaaggagaCGGTCATCACCTGGAACATCTATGGTTCCGTCAAGGACAACAAGGCCACCTTTGGTGACGTGCAAGA GTTCATCCGGTGGCGCGGCGCCCTCATGGAGCTCGGTGTGCAGAAGCTGCGTCTGAACGAGATCAAGGAACCTCTGGCGGATGAtgtgacggccgaggacccGCACCAGATGCTGCAGGTGCACGACTACCGCTCCGTCAGCTTCTTCCGCATGGACCCGGCCGTCAAGGCGGCCAGCAAGGAGACGATTCAGACCTTCTCGACGGCGTACCCGGAGCTGCTCGCTCACAAGTACTTTGTCAACGTTCCGGCCATCATGGGCTGGATGTTTGGTGCCATGAAGTTCTTCCTCGCGCCGGCAACGCTCCGCAAGTTCCACCCGATGACGTCGGGCACGACGCTCGCCGTAGAACTGAAGACGTTGGTCGACAGCTTGCCGAAGGAGTACGGGGGTGAGGGAAAGAGCGTGACGGAGGGGGAGACGGTGGCCTTGACGCAAGGCGAGGCGGTCAAGACGACGGGCGAAGTTCAAgccgagtcggccgaggctCCAGCTGCGGCTCAGAAGACGACTCCTcctgccgccggcaccgtcgaggtTGCTGCTGCCAAGTCTGAGGACGAAGCCAAGGCTGCCGACACTGCTGTCGGCAAGGAGGatgagacgacgacggcgacgacgacggcggcggcggcggacaaggcgacggcggcatga
- a CDS encoding PQ loop repeat protein, producing MDLPVAANILGILGAVCWSVQLIPQIVVNYRRHHAVGLQPSMMMLWACAGVPLGVYNIVEEFNIALRIQPQILTFLSLATWMQCRHYQRGWSVARSLLAVAPIVLAMGAIQASLIMGLRILKTRAVNWPLTFMAVLSALLLALGVLRHYWDIYLHRTVRGVSFVFVAIDAAGDLFSLVSIFFQPQLDVLGMAVYGTELVLWLGVFACGAWYSLLPWLRETWFSWHQHVQDRRSDDDSAQPGPEVEVAPTVIAMHDMPSTTSVFRTASASAESLRPRIITRRGVNGQDEAQRSTEA from the exons ATGGACTTACCCGTGGCAGCCAAcatcctcggcatcctcggaGCG GTCTGCTGGTCGGTGCAG TTGATTCCGCAAATCGTCGTCAACTACCGTCGACATcatgccgtcggcctccAGCCGTCCATGATGATGCTCTGGGCCTGCGCCGGCGTCCCGCTCGGCGTCTACAACATCGTCGAGGAGTTTAATATTGCGCTGCGCATCCAGCCTCAGATACTGACATTCCTGAGCCTCGCCACCTGGATGCAGTGCCGTCACTACCAGAGG GGATGGTCCGTCGCACGCTCGCTCTTGGCCGTCGCGCCgatcgtcctcgccatggGCGCCATACAGGCTTCGCTCATCATGGGTCTTCGCATCCTCAAGACGCGCGCCGTGAACTGGCCCCTGACCTTCATGGCTGTCCTGTCGGCCCTACTGCTCGCCTTGGGCGTCCTGCGGCATTACTGGGACATCTACCTCCACCGTACCGTCCGCGGCGTATCCTTTGTCTTTGTCGCCATCGACGCTGCCGGGGATTTGTTTTCCCTCGTCAGCATCTTCTTCCAGCCGCAGCTCGATGTGCTGGGCATGGCCGTGTACGGGACCGAGCTGGTCCTGTGGCTCGGCGTCTTTGCCTGCGGCGCCTGGTATTCCCTGCTGCCTTGGCTGAGGGAGACGTGGTTTTCATGGCACCAGCACGTTCAAGATCGTCGCTCAGATGACGATTCAGCCCAACCCGGACCAGAAGTCGAAGTAGCGCCCACGGTCATTGCCATGCACGACATGCCCTCAACAACGTCGGTATTTCGGactgcctctgcctctgccgagTCTCTACGGCCCAGGATCATCACTAGGCGAGGTGTTAATGGCCAGGACGAGGCGCAAAGGTCAACGGAGGCATGA
- a CDS encoding palmitoyltransferase PFA5 yields the protein MARITDSNRAATRWTIRIIPVFIIAVFGLAIYAVVYRLLVQYLYREKGQSAIVAALLFLFFLFFLLTLAAYLRTLFTIQLDPGLVPLLDEGEPNEKGKRKGQGKGRRWRRSRDDAEAAWVPPDPSLDSPGLEQFYSKDVFVCEADGRPKWCSDCAQWKPDRAHHSSELGRCVRKMDHLCPWVGGMVSETSFNFFSQFVFYTTCLCAVSVATAAYCLQQQIDDGRTTPDGWVVAVLVIAAFFGLFTFAMVLTSARYVVTNMTNIDVLRRRHTLHLALRIPRDTPLTDAYATIVYPLQPTPQAADGAATDGLEPSSRDRQATRLFAIVPAEPRENPWDLGFWRNWKSVMGSNVLEWLLPMKHSPCCDHDGMESDYELGRLLPALRARYAVPDLPADGPRPSETAEPGSGQ from the exons ATGGCGCGCATCACCGACAGCAACCGTGCTGCGACTCGTTGGACCATACGGATCATCCCCGTATTCATCATCGCCGTCTTTGGCCTCGCCATTTACGCCGTCGTCTACCGATTGCTCG tccagtacctgtaccggGAAAAGGGTCAatccgccatcgtcgccgccctgctcttcctcttcttcctcttcttcctcctgACCCTAGCGGCGTACCTGCGGACTCTCTTCACCATCCAACTCGACCCCGGGCTCGTCCCCCTACTCGACGAAGGCGAGCCAAACGAAAAGGGAAAAAGAAAAGGACAGGGAAAAGGGAGGCGTTGGAGGAGGTCTCGCGACGACGCGGAAGCCGCCTGGGTCCCACCCGATCCGAGCCTCGACAGCCCCGGCCTCGAGCAATTCTATAGCAAGGATGTCTTCGTCTgcgaggccgatggccgTCCCAAGTGGTGCTCCGACTGCGCCCAGTGGAAACCCGATCGGGCCCATCACTCGAGCGAACTCGGCCGCTGCGTCCGCAAGATGGATCACCTGTGCCCCTGGGTCGGCGGCATGGTCTCGGAGACGT CCTTCAACTTCTTCAGCCAGTTCGTCTTCTACACGACCTGCCTCTGCGCCGTCAGcgtggccacggccgcctACTGTCTCCAGCAGcagatcgacgacggccgcacgacgcccgacggctgggtcgtcgccgtcctcgtcatcgccgccttctTTGGACTCTTCACCTTCGCCATGGTCCTCACCTCGGCCCGATACGTCGTCACCAACATGACCAACATTGACGTTCTCCGCCGACGCCACACCTTGCACCTCGCCCTGCGCATCCCTCGAGATACACCCCTGACCGACGCGTATGCCACCATCGTCTACCCGCTGCAGCCGACGCcgcaggccgccgacggcgccgccacgGATGGGCtagagccgtcgtcgagagaCCGGCAGGCCACCCGCCTGTTCGCCATCGTACCGGCCGAACCGAGAGAGAATCCGTGGGACCTGGGATTCTGGCGCAACTGGAAATCCGTCATGGGCAGCAACGTCCTCGAGTGGCTGCTGCCCATGAAGCACTCCCCCTGCTGCGACCACGATGGGATGGAGAGCGACtacgagctcggccgcctgcttcCAGCCCTGAGGGCGCGATACGCCGTCCCCGATCTTCCTGCTGACGGGCCGCGACCGAGCGAGACGGCGGAGCCCGGATCGGGGCAATAG